The Methanocaldococcus jannaschii DSM 2661 genome has a segment encoding these proteins:
- a CDS encoding DUF1931 family protein: MAEMIIPYPQLKKIMKTTCEIDLYKTEAEDIMDVVEKKLADLFEVAHRNAKEENAKIIKMRHIPLTKGFLNSMELFRSVIEEENIVAETIKKYVMKKIPGDLPLDDIVVDNLPLITGTIFIVVGRVIKALHEDIERIRKEHIEEAKKVLDYTL; the protein is encoded by the coding sequence ATGGCAGAAATGATAATTCCATACCCACAGCTTAAAAAGATAATGAAAACAACTTGTGAAATCGATTTGTATAAAACAGAGGCAGAGGACATAATGGATGTTGTTGAGAAGAAATTAGCAGATTTATTTGAAGTAGCACACAGAAATGCAAAGGAAGAGAATGCAAAAATCATAAAGATGAGGCACATCCCATTAACAAAAGGATTTTTAAACTCAATGGAGTTATTTAGAAGCGTTATTGAAGAGGAAAACATAGTAGCTGAAACAATTAAAAAGTATGTTATGAAAAAAATACCTGGAGACTTACCTTTGGATGACATAGTTGTTGATAACCTTCCATTAATAACAGGAACAATATTTATTGTAGTTGGTAGAGTAATTAAAGCGTTACATGAAGATATTGAGAGAATAAGAAAAGAGCATATTGAAGAAGCTAAGAAAGTATTAGACTACACATTATAA
- the taw3 gene encoding tRNA(Phe) 7-((3-amino-3-carboxypropyl)-4-demethylwyosine(37)-N(4))-methyltransferase Taw3, protein MGFLEDKKRTLMNLELAIREGLVDEEIIPILNKINEIDNYYTTSSCIGRVGIMEIPKDKNPKLYSRWLGKWHHYASYDELFNALKNKKEGYIVFVMNSPILHIACKDIESAKKMLELAIHSGLKASSIKSISDKRVIVEILTTYKVDTPIGEDGEIFVDNNYLKFLLDYSNSKLKRAREILMRWANRLDELKK, encoded by the coding sequence ATGGGGTTTTTAGAGGATAAAAAGAGGACATTAATGAATTTAGAACTTGCTATAAGAGAGGGCTTAGTTGATGAGGAGATAATTCCAATACTAAACAAAATCAATGAAATCGATAATTATTACACAACCTCAAGCTGTATTGGTAGGGTTGGAATAATGGAAATTCCCAAAGATAAGAATCCAAAGCTATATTCAAGATGGCTTGGGAAGTGGCATCACTATGCCTCTTATGATGAGTTATTTAACGCTTTAAAAAACAAAAAAGAGGGTTATATAGTTTTTGTTATGAACTCCCCCATATTGCATATTGCATGTAAAGATATAGAATCAGCAAAAAAGATGCTTGAATTAGCAATACACTCTGGATTAAAAGCCTCTTCCATAAAATCAATTTCAGATAAAAGAGTTATTGTTGAAATTTTAACAACTTATAAGGTAGATACCCCTATAGGAGAAGATGGGGAGATATTTGTTGATAATAATTACTTAAAATTTTTATTGGACTACAGCAACTCTAAACTTAAAAGAGCAAGAGAAATTTTAATGAGATGGGCAAATAGATTGGATGAACTGAAAAAATAA
- a CDS encoding carboxymuconolactone decarboxylase family protein, with translation MAEFVPAETIEVVKKNCPEFYEAVANLQKEVFSGKKLDEKMQRLVLLAVVATLGDEKAVKRQTKKLMEMGATIEEIQDVMKVVYIGAGMPRFIKAVEAILEVAGDQC, from the coding sequence ATGGCAGAGTTCGTTCCAGCAGAGACAATTGAAGTTGTAAAGAAAAACTGCCCAGAGTTTTATGAGGCTGTTGCCAATTTGCAGAAGGAGGTTTTCAGTGGGAAAAAATTAGATGAAAAGATGCAGAGATTGGTTTTGTTAGCGGTTGTTGCAACATTGGGGGATGAAAAAGCAGTTAAAAGACAGACAAAAAAGTTAATGGAAATGGGGGCAACAATTGAAGAGATTCAGGATGTTATGAAAGTTGTGTATATAGGAGCGGGTATGCCAAGATTTATAAAGGCAGTTGAGGCAATATTAGAAGTTGCTGGAGACCAGTGTTAA